A genomic window from Salinicoccus sp. RF5 includes:
- a CDS encoding PTS transporter subunit EIIC, with protein sequence MKNKKDYRILASDIIRLVGGEGNIDKVIHCVTRLRFYLKDDTLPDSERIKELEGIMGVVEAGGQYQVVVGPAVDDIHKEVVSQLSLSDETDSEDAPAAAPKADRTASEKVRHGFNTLIGIITGAVMPIINILAAAGIIKGLLAVLTSSNIISDTGTAYLIINAMADAVFYFLPVLVGFNAAKRLDGNPLLTAVIGGVIIHPTILEAANSDVSIFSIGTVDFPFLAYTYSIFPMILAAWMVKKLEEWLKTWVSAYIQAIFIPIAVIGLVSTITLILTGPVLIGFSSLLANGLESMLNLNAPIFGAIINGFYQLLVIFGLHWGIIPIYVNDFATLGYSYLSAMVSMTIVGQGGAALGVAVKTKKADIKEIGYAGAFSAFCGITEPAIYGINLRFRRPFICASIASALGGFLAGLLNINMWSIIGSLIGLPSFIDPDNGITANFWYAILVTAITLFVAFGLTYVWGYNDRMEMAKKREKPKNPAKADLAK encoded by the coding sequence ATGAAGAATAAAAAGGACTACCGCATACTGGCCAGTGACATCATCAGGCTCGTAGGCGGGGAAGGGAACATCGATAAAGTGATCCACTGCGTCACCCGTCTCCGCTTCTATCTGAAGGACGACACCCTCCCGGATAGTGAGAGGATAAAGGAATTGGAGGGCATCATGGGGGTGGTGGAGGCAGGAGGCCAGTACCAGGTTGTTGTTGGGCCTGCAGTCGATGATATCCATAAGGAAGTGGTCAGCCAACTGTCCCTCTCTGATGAAACGGATTCGGAAGATGCACCTGCAGCCGCTCCTAAAGCGGACAGAACCGCTTCTGAAAAAGTGCGGCATGGCTTCAACACGCTGATCGGCATCATTACCGGCGCCGTCATGCCGATCATCAACATTCTTGCTGCCGCAGGAATCATCAAGGGGCTCCTTGCTGTACTGACGAGTTCGAACATCATTTCCGATACCGGGACGGCCTATCTGATCATCAATGCCATGGCTGATGCGGTATTCTACTTCCTTCCAGTACTGGTCGGCTTCAATGCGGCGAAACGGCTTGACGGCAATCCGCTGCTGACAGCCGTCATCGGGGGCGTCATCATCCATCCGACGATACTTGAAGCTGCAAACAGCGACGTCAGCATCTTCTCGATCGGTACGGTCGACTTTCCATTCCTGGCATATACCTATTCGATTTTTCCGATGATACTTGCCGCATGGATGGTCAAGAAGCTTGAGGAGTGGCTGAAGACATGGGTATCCGCCTACATACAAGCGATCTTCATCCCCATCGCCGTCATTGGACTTGTGTCGACCATCACCCTCATCCTGACCGGGCCGGTTCTGATCGGCTTCTCCTCACTACTCGCCAATGGGCTGGAGTCGATGCTGAATCTGAATGCCCCGATATTCGGTGCAATCATCAATGGGTTCTACCAGCTGCTGGTGATATTCGGCCTGCACTGGGGCATCATTCCGATCTATGTCAATGATTTTGCGACCCTTGGCTACAGTTATCTGTCTGCGATGGTGAGCATGACCATCGTTGGACAGGGTGGGGCAGCACTTGGAGTAGCCGTCAAGACGAAGAAGGCCGACATCAAGGAAATCGGGTATGCAGGCGCCTTCTCCGCCTTCTGCGGCATTACGGAGCCCGCCATCTACGGCATCAATCTGCGTTTCCGCAGACCGTTCATCTGTGCGAGCATCGCGAGTGCACTTGGCGGCTTCCTGGCCGGGCTGCTCAACATCAACATGTGGAGCATCATCGGATCCCTCATCGGCCTGCCATCGTTCATAGATCCGGACAACGGCATCACCGCGAATTTCTGGTACGCCATCCTCGTCACAGCAATCACCCTTTTCGTAGCCTTCGGCCTCACTTATGTATGGGGCTATAATGACAGAATGGAAATGGCAAAGAAGCGCGAAAAGCCAAAAAATCCGGCTAAAGCGGACCTTGCGAAATGA
- a CDS encoding pyridoxamine 5'-phosphate oxidase family protein, with translation MEQSKAIERITEILDESKIGVLSTAQNNEPNARYMWFYNDGLTLYAKTNDQSPKYDELGDNPKAHVLLGFHDSPSHAFVEVYGDVERINDQETIDWVWEDADAEFFDSKDNPHLKVLKITPTDIKIMNDDKYEEVKLSL, from the coding sequence ATGGAACAATCGAAGGCGATAGAACGCATTACTGAAATATTGGATGAATCGAAGATCGGTGTCCTCTCGACAGCACAGAATAATGAACCGAATGCTCGCTACATGTGGTTCTATAATGATGGACTGACGCTGTATGCGAAGACGAATGACCAGTCGCCGAAATATGATGAACTCGGGGATAACCCGAAAGCGCATGTATTGCTTGGGTTCCATGACTCCCCGAGTCACGCCTTCGTTGAAGTATATGGCGATGTCGAACGCATCAATGACCAGGAGACGATCGACTGGGTGTGGGAAGATGCCGATGCGGAATTCTTCGATTCCAAGGACAATCCACATCTCAAAGTGCTGAAGATCACACCGACGGATATCAAAATCATGAATGATGATAAGTATGAAGAAGTGAAATTGTCACTATAA
- a CDS encoding dihydrofolate reductase gives MLAYVWAEDENKLIGRDKALPWRLPADIKFFKDVTMQGDIVTGRKTYETIPNRPLPGRRNIVLTLQADYEAPGAIVVHSKEEILALEEENGEDLYIIGGGTLFKMFEDEVDVLYRTVIHDTFEGDTYFPADFDYSPFERVESWDGPVDGKNKYPHTYEVWRRK, from the coding sequence ATGCTTGCCTACGTGTGGGCGGAAGACGAAAACAAACTGATCGGCAGGGATAAGGCGCTGCCATGGCGGCTCCCGGCCGACATCAAGTTCTTCAAGGATGTGACGATGCAGGGGGATATCGTCACAGGCCGAAAGACATATGAGACCATCCCCAACCGGCCGCTGCCGGGCCGACGCAACATCGTCCTCACACTGCAGGCGGACTACGAGGCACCGGGCGCCATCGTCGTACATTCCAAAGAGGAGATACTGGCGCTTGAAGAGGAGAACGGGGAGGACCTCTACATCATCGGCGGTGGTACACTGTTCAAGATGTTTGAGGATGAGGTCGATGTACTTTATCGCACCGTCATCCATGACACTTTCGAAGGAGATACGTATTTTCCGGCAGATTTCGACTACAGCCCGTTTGAACGCGTCGAATCATGGGACGGGCCTGTCGATGGGAAGAACAAATATCCGCATACCTATGAAGTATGGCGGCGCAAGTGA
- a CDS encoding NADH-dependent flavin oxidoreductase, which translates to MNEKYAPLFETVPLPNGVELRNRFVLAPLTHVTSNDDGTASNAEIEYIGKRSRGMGLALTAASNVTDLGKAFPGQPSIAHDSDIEGLRKVAQAMKEDGAKAVAQIHHGGVQALPKWTPDGDCVGPSPITMQSFDETEPHEAREITEAEIEETIRAFGEATRRAAEAGFDGVEIHGANHYIIHQFVSPYFNKRMDKWGEDRYLFAMEVVDEVVKAARKHADDDFIIGYRFSPEEPQSPGIDMEITETLIGKLVEKPLDYLHVSLFDIHSETRDGKYAGIERVELLHKWIGGRMPLIGIGSIFTPDQALEAVEAGNVDMIAIGRAALLDHDFVKKTEAGRENEIINVFDPERSDKHELPDPLWQQLYKGFYPVPRTDQ; encoded by the coding sequence ATGAACGAAAAATATGCACCCCTGTTCGAGACCGTTCCATTGCCGAACGGCGTCGAGCTCAGGAATAGATTTGTATTGGCACCACTGACACACGTCACCTCGAACGATGATGGCACCGCATCAAACGCGGAAATCGAATATATCGGCAAACGCTCCAGAGGCATGGGACTCGCGCTCACTGCAGCTTCCAACGTGACGGACCTCGGCAAGGCCTTCCCCGGCCAGCCGTCCATCGCCCATGATTCGGACATCGAAGGACTGAGGAAAGTTGCCCAGGCCATGAAGGAGGACGGGGCAAAGGCCGTCGCCCAAATCCACCATGGCGGCGTACAGGCTCTGCCGAAATGGACACCGGACGGCGACTGTGTCGGACCGAGCCCGATCACCATGCAGAGTTTCGATGAAACAGAACCCCATGAAGCACGTGAGATCACTGAAGCGGAGATCGAGGAGACGATCCGGGCATTCGGCGAGGCGACACGGCGCGCGGCAGAAGCAGGATTCGACGGCGTGGAAATCCATGGCGCGAACCACTACATCATCCATCAGTTCGTCTCCCCCTACTTCAATAAGCGGATGGACAAATGGGGAGAAGACCGCTACCTGTTTGCAATGGAAGTTGTGGACGAGGTGGTCAAGGCAGCCAGGAAACATGCGGACGACGACTTCATCATCGGCTACCGCTTCTCCCCTGAGGAGCCACAGTCCCCGGGGATAGACATGGAAATCACCGAAACACTGATCGGCAAGCTGGTCGAGAAGCCGCTCGACTACCTCCACGTCTCGCTGTTCGATATACATTCCGAGACACGCGACGGCAAGTACGCAGGCATCGAACGCGTCGAACTGCTGCATAAATGGATCGGTGGCCGCATGCCGCTGATCGGCATCGGCTCCATCTTCACACCGGACCAGGCACTTGAAGCCGTTGAAGCGGGCAATGTCGACATGATCGCCATCGGCCGTGCCGCACTGCTCGACCATGATTTCGTCAAGAAGACGGAAGCCGGCAGGGAAAATGAAATCATCAATGTGTTCGACCCGGAACGGTCGGACAAGCACGAACTGCCGGACCCGCTGTGGCAGCAGCTCTATAAAGGGTTCTATCCCGTACCGCGCACGGACCAGTAG
- the ggt gene encoding gamma-glutamyltransferase yields the protein MKEFLVRSSLMFGVLLMIIATVSQGVLAADYEADYGTENDVAEANGGMVVSAHPLASEVGLDILESDGNAIDAAIAMQFTLNVVEPMMSGMGGGGFMVVHDGATGETTIVNSRERAPAGATPDMFLDEDGEPIPFEERVMQGTSVGVPGTLKGLDTAHQMWGTMAMPDLVDPAIHIASEGFPIDDVLAFSIEDSQEKLMESAASKVFFNDGEPLAEGDTLVQEDLAHTLQLIRDNGIDHFYNSEIAEALANTVQEFGGSMEKDDLMQYDVTVDEPVWGEFKGYDIATMPPPSSGGVFLLQMLGILDGFDLSQYDMKSWEKYHLMAETMHLSYADRGEYAGDPEFVEVPIEGLLHPDYLEERRNMISLDSVIEEPEPGNPFDYQGGMADYDSVDQPGDKVDGQTTHFSVADQYGNVVSYTTTIEQVFGSGIMVPEYGFMLNNELTDFDAEPGGANEVQPNKRPLSSMTPTIVFDDGKPMLTVGSPGGQTIITSVLQTIINNFEYEMELQAAVEEPRIFTNGMENYTYEEGVPSDVIDRLNGMGHNFGDEPESLGNVNSILIDQENGTFRGVADSSRNGAAFGLEPVAQ from the coding sequence ATGAAGGAGTTTCTTGTACGTTCCAGTTTGATGTTCGGCGTACTGCTGATGATTATCGCGACAGTCTCCCAAGGCGTCCTCGCAGCAGACTACGAAGCGGATTACGGTACGGAAAATGATGTGGCAGAAGCGAATGGCGGCATGGTGGTTTCAGCGCACCCGCTCGCATCCGAAGTGGGGCTGGATATTCTCGAGTCGGATGGCAATGCCATCGACGCAGCCATTGCGATGCAGTTTACATTGAATGTCGTGGAACCCATGATGTCCGGCATGGGCGGCGGTGGCTTCATGGTCGTCCATGACGGGGCGACGGGTGAAACGACCATCGTCAACAGCCGGGAACGGGCACCTGCCGGCGCCACACCGGATATGTTCCTCGATGAGGATGGAGAGCCGATTCCTTTTGAGGAACGTGTCATGCAGGGGACTTCAGTCGGTGTTCCTGGCACGTTGAAGGGTCTGGACACTGCGCACCAGATGTGGGGCACCATGGCCATGCCTGATCTGGTCGATCCGGCGATCCATATCGCAAGTGAGGGCTTCCCGATCGATGATGTCCTTGCCTTCTCCATTGAGGACAGCCAGGAAAAGCTGATGGAGAGCGCAGCAAGTAAAGTATTCTTCAATGATGGCGAACCGCTGGCTGAAGGGGATACCCTAGTCCAAGAAGACCTTGCACATACACTGCAGCTGATCAGAGATAATGGCATCGACCACTTCTACAACAGTGAGATTGCAGAAGCCTTGGCGAATACCGTCCAGGAATTCGGCGGCTCGATGGAGAAGGACGACCTGATGCAGTATGACGTGACGGTCGATGAGCCGGTATGGGGAGAATTCAAAGGCTATGACATCGCCACGATGCCGCCACCGAGCTCCGGCGGCGTCTTCCTCCTCCAGATGCTCGGCATACTGGATGGCTTCGACCTTTCCCAATATGACATGAAGTCCTGGGAGAAATACCACCTGATGGCGGAGACGATGCACCTGTCCTATGCCGACCGTGGTGAATATGCTGGGGACCCTGAATTCGTCGAAGTACCGATTGAAGGACTCCTCCACCCGGATTACCTCGAAGAGAGACGGAACATGATCAGCCTCGATTCGGTCATCGAAGAACCGGAACCGGGCAATCCGTTCGACTACCAGGGCGGCATGGCGGACTATGATTCCGTCGACCAGCCGGGAGATAAAGTCGACGGACAGACGACACACTTCAGTGTCGCCGACCAGTACGGCAATGTCGTCTCCTATACGACCACAATCGAGCAGGTATTCGGTTCAGGCATCATGGTTCCGGAATATGGATTCATGTTGAACAATGAATTGACCGACTTCGATGCAGAACCGGGCGGCGCCAATGAAGTCCAGCCGAACAAGCGTCCGCTCAGCAGCATGACCCCGACCATCGTCTTCGATGATGGCAAGCCGATGCTGACCGTCGGATCACCAGGCGGACAGACGATCATCACTTCCGTGCTGCAGACCATCATCAACAACTTCGAATATGAGATGGAACTGCAGGCGGCGGTCGAAGAACCGCGCATCTTCACGAATGGCATGGAGAACTACACCTATGAGGAAGGGGTGCCGAGTGATGTCATTGATCGGCTGAACGGCATGGGCCATAACTTCGGTGACGAGCCCGAGTCCCTCGGCAACGTCAACAGCATCCTGATCGATCAGGAGAATGGCACCTTCAGAGGGGTCGCCGACAGCAGCCGCAACGGGGCGGCCTTCGGCCTGGAGCCTGTAGCGCAGTAA
- a CDS encoding CHAD domain-containing protein — protein MEELKNVLYKRVEKLKKSYRDYENNPYHPKTAHALRVSSRKVRSLLNFLKHTFDEEEYDRLNKELKDLAQIYGRLREFDVLIDLCSEIALRQPDLSDHYRDMFKYLNQERAREMRRTFNKTNIQSTVSVIESVDSAIHALNFEVDGDWDAYIGKRLKKRSQKLAEDYENVDMTDYEAVHDIRKRAKKLRYAARYFGGLTSKKHKKIMKRAKKIQDEFGEVTDARINQHLLDQLAEKVDDENLKMTFQYMSRIEEQTRQP, from the coding sequence ATGGAAGAATTGAAGAACGTGCTGTATAAACGTGTGGAGAAGCTGAAGAAATCCTACAGGGATTATGAGAACAATCCATACCATCCGAAGACGGCGCACGCATTGAGGGTGAGTTCGAGAAAGGTCCGTAGCCTGCTGAATTTCCTGAAGCATACTTTCGACGAGGAGGAATATGACCGCCTCAACAAGGAACTGAAGGATCTTGCACAGATATATGGACGGTTGAGGGAATTCGATGTACTCATCGACCTGTGCAGTGAGATTGCCCTGCGTCAGCCTGACTTGAGCGACCATTACAGGGATATGTTCAAATATCTCAATCAGGAACGCGCCAGGGAGATGCGCCGGACGTTCAACAAGACGAATATCCAGTCTACAGTATCAGTAATCGAAAGCGTCGACTCCGCAATCCATGCATTGAACTTTGAAGTCGACGGCGACTGGGATGCGTATATCGGCAAACGGCTGAAGAAGCGGAGCCAGAAGCTTGCCGAGGACTATGAGAATGTCGACATGACCGATTATGAAGCGGTGCATGACATACGTAAGCGTGCGAAGAAACTTAGATATGCCGCCCGCTACTTCGGTGGCCTGACTTCAAAGAAGCACAAGAAGATCATGAAGCGGGCCAAAAAAATCCAGGATGAATTCGGAGAAGTGACCGACGCCCGGATCAACCAGCATCTGCTTGATCAGCTGGCAGAAAAAGTGGATGATGAGAATCTGAAGATGACCTTCCAGTACATGAGCCGGATCGAGGAGCAGACGAGACAGCCCTAG
- a CDS encoding AbrB/MazE/SpoVT family DNA-binding domain-containing protein — MIIRRKLRKTGNSTVVSIPKDILEKLNAGEGDNLEFVIEDEAVVIRKEEDSQKDILTLSNEMFEKYDKTMRDLVER; from the coding sequence ATGATTATTCGAAGAAAACTAAGGAAAACAGGGAACAGTACTGTTGTCAGCATACCTAAAGATATTCTCGAAAAATTGAATGCTGGGGAAGGGGACAATCTGGAGTTCGTCATAGAGGATGAAGCAGTGGTTATAAGGAAGGAGGAAGATTCACAAAAGGATATATTGACACTTTCCAATGAAATGTTCGAGAAGTATGACAAGACCATGCGTGATCTGGTAGAGAGATGA
- a CDS encoding type II toxin-antitoxin system death-on-curing family toxin — MTIESPKQEAYRRELYPTLELKAANLYRNIIIKHIFFNGNKRTAANALYVFLRLNGVVLTVGPDEFTEYTVRVAMDKTEEKEVAEWLALHTKCTD; from the coding sequence ATGACGATTGAGTCGCCCAAACAGGAGGCTTATAGGAGAGAACTTTATCCCACTTTGGAACTGAAGGCTGCAAATTTATATAGGAACATAATAATAAAACATATATTTTTTAACGGAAACAAACGGACGGCAGCCAATGCATTATATGTCTTTCTCCGGTTGAATGGTGTTGTCCTGACAGTTGGACCGGATGAATTTACTGAGTACACTGTAAGAGTAGCCATGGATAAGACTGAAGAAAAAGAAGTTGCGGAGTGGCTGGCACTTCATACTAAATGTACGGACTGA
- a CDS encoding SDR family NAD(P)-dependent oxidoreductase: protein MYQILSSSIEKVARLKDSDLSTKEGVEKLLAELSNHEPFSHMILCHAHSTECEMEDWSFEEINSHLLTNVTSSMLLIQAFWENFEDTAGCITLFTSGQELGQITNEIPYAVSKAAVAKLAVQAFHVLGSMDIRVNAVNPGPTDTGYI from the coding sequence TTGTATCAAATCCTGTCTTCCTCCATTGAAAAGGTCGCAAGGCTGAAGGACTCGGATCTCTCGACAAAAGAGGGAGTGGAAAAACTGCTTGCTGAACTCTCGAACCATGAGCCGTTCAGCCATATGATACTCTGTCATGCGCACAGTACAGAGTGTGAAATGGAAGATTGGTCATTCGAAGAGATCAACAGTCACCTGCTGACGAATGTCACTTCAAGCATGCTGTTGATCCAGGCGTTCTGGGAAAATTTCGAAGACACTGCAGGATGCATCACCCTGTTCACTTCAGGTCAGGAGCTGGGTCAGATAACGAATGAAATTCCCTATGCCGTATCGAAGGCGGCGGTTGCCAAACTGGCGGTGCAGGCTTTCCACGTTCTGGGCAGCATGGATATCCGTGTCAACGCCGTGAATCCGGGTCCGACGGATACGGGCTACATTTGA
- a CDS encoding cation-translocating P-type ATPase, whose protein sequence is MSKWFNRHLNQLMYISGALIVIGILAKILGYSEVTNITFIVATVVAIGPIINKAWMALTMKSFSIELLITIAVIGAMFIQEYTEAAIVTFLFLFGAYLEKRTLNKTRSSIQSLVDMAPATATVIRDGKEMELDVDEVEAGDHVIVRPGGKVPVDGTILSGQAHINEAAITGESNLRFKAEDAEVFSGSVLDSGYIELTATKVGEDTTFSKIIELVEEAQERKSGTEKFLNTFAQYYTPAIVVLAIVVYFLTRNLHLSITFLVIACPGALIIGAPVAYVAGIGNGAKNGALIKGGEVIDNFAKVDTVIFDKTGTLTEGSPTVTDITIFDDTDVENFLRQVANVEMVSEHHLGQTIVKEAKSKSIAVDKSTVEDAEAIKGKGVSGIFEGAEYIIGNKKLMEDHNIELDVETEEKYIDRQKAGNTAIFVARDNGIVGIVSIMDKIRQDAFTAIQTLKDKGVGSLIMLTGDNYHSAKKVSDILGLDDFHAELMPDDKMKYIEDEKEHGRKVMMVGDGINDAPALAFADVGIAMGHGGTDIAMETADVVLMGSRMEQLAHGFTISKMTYRVMLQNTAIALLTVGLLLGGVLYGYIHLASGMLIHEVSILLVILNAMRLRKIKEHVPKERKLQERYS, encoded by the coding sequence ATGAGCAAGTGGTTCAACAGGCATCTGAATCAATTGATGTACATTTCAGGCGCATTGATCGTAATCGGCATACTGGCCAAAATACTCGGCTACAGTGAAGTCACAAATATCACTTTCATCGTCGCAACAGTCGTTGCAATCGGCCCAATCATCAACAAGGCATGGATGGCACTCACAATGAAGAGCTTCAGCATCGAACTCCTCATCACCATCGCAGTCATCGGCGCGATGTTCATCCAGGAGTATACGGAAGCGGCAATCGTCACGTTCCTGTTCCTTTTCGGGGCATACCTCGAAAAACGGACACTGAACAAGACGCGGAGCTCCATCCAGTCCCTGGTGGATATGGCGCCGGCAACGGCAACGGTCATACGGGATGGCAAAGAGATGGAACTCGATGTGGATGAAGTGGAGGCCGGTGACCATGTCATCGTGCGGCCGGGCGGCAAAGTGCCGGTCGACGGTACAATCCTGAGCGGGCAGGCCCACATCAACGAAGCAGCAATTACAGGAGAATCCAACCTGCGGTTCAAGGCTGAAGACGCGGAGGTCTTCAGCGGCAGTGTGCTGGACAGCGGATACATTGAACTGACAGCAACGAAAGTCGGGGAGGACACGACCTTCTCCAAAATCATAGAGTTGGTCGAGGAGGCGCAGGAGCGGAAGAGCGGCACAGAGAAGTTCCTCAACACATTTGCCCAATACTACACACCAGCCATCGTCGTACTCGCCATCGTCGTCTATTTCCTTACACGGAACCTGCATCTTTCCATCACGTTCCTCGTCATCGCGTGCCCGGGCGCACTCATCATCGGTGCACCGGTCGCCTATGTGGCAGGCATCGGCAACGGCGCGAAGAACGGCGCACTCATCAAGGGCGGGGAAGTCATCGACAACTTCGCGAAAGTCGATACGGTCATCTTTGATAAGACCGGGACACTGACGGAAGGCAGTCCGACCGTCACAGACATCACGATATTCGATGATACAGATGTAGAAAACTTCCTGAGACAGGTGGCGAACGTCGAAATGGTCAGTGAGCACCACCTTGGGCAGACCATCGTCAAGGAAGCGAAATCGAAATCCATCGCTGTGGACAAAAGCACTGTCGAAGACGCGGAAGCCATCAAGGGTAAAGGCGTAAGCGGCATATTCGAAGGTGCGGAATATATCATCGGCAACAAAAAGCTGATGGAAGACCATAATATTGAACTCGATGTGGAGACTGAAGAAAAGTATATCGACCGGCAGAAGGCAGGCAACACCGCAATATTCGTCGCTCGAGACAACGGGATCGTCGGCATCGTCTCCATCATGGACAAGATCAGGCAGGATGCGTTCACTGCCATCCAGACACTCAAGGACAAGGGCGTCGGGTCACTCATCATGCTGACGGGGGACAACTACCACTCGGCGAAGAAGGTCAGCGACATCCTTGGACTGGACGACTTCCACGCAGAACTCATGCCTGACGACAAGATGAAGTATATCGAAGATGAGAAGGAGCACGGCCGCAAGGTGATGATGGTCGGGGACGGCATCAATGATGCACCTGCACTTGCATTCGCAGACGTCGGCATTGCCATGGGACATGGCGGCACGGACATCGCAATGGAAACTGCGGACGTCGTGCTCATGGGCTCCAGGATGGAACAGCTGGCACACGGGTTCACAATATCCAAAATGACCTACAGGGTCATGCTGCAGAACACAGCCATTGCACTGCTCACTGTTGGCCTCCTGCTTGGTGGCGTACTGTACGGCTATATCCATCTCGCCAGCGGCATGCTGATCCATGAAGTGAGCATCCTGCTCGTCATCCTGAATGCAATGCGGCTCAGGAAGATCAAGGAACATGTACCGAAGGAGAGGAAACTGCAGGAACGCTACAGTTAG
- a CDS encoding Fic family protein, producing MKYNTHDQDEYLLQSNLLGAESTDELEQLERVAFYISASRLEKKGFDFLLPVSADSIRELHRFLFKDIYRFAGEIRSVTLMKDQTRFCEPGYIEDQLKEIFRELNFEGNWNSLEQAAKRLAYFKTELHMIHPFREGNGRTIRLIIREIAKSKGYVWHFETLDRAEYLEAMVCLFTD from the coding sequence ATGAAGTATAATACACATGATCAAGATGAGTATCTGTTGCAGTCGAACCTCCTAGGGGCGGAGAGCACAGATGAACTGGAGCAACTCGAAAGGGTTGCTTTTTATATATCTGCTTCAAGATTAGAAAAGAAGGGTTTCGATTTCCTGTTGCCTGTTTCTGCTGATTCCATTAGAGAGTTACATCGCTTTTTATTTAAGGATATCTATCGTTTTGCAGGTGAAATAAGAAGTGTCACTCTAATGAAAGATCAAACAAGGTTTTGTGAACCTGGCTATATAGAAGATCAACTCAAAGAAATTTTTCGGGAATTAAATTTTGAAGGAAATTGGAATTCATTGGAGCAGGCAGCTAAGCGTTTAGCCTATTTTAAGACGGAGTTGCATATGATACATCCGTTTCGTGAAGGAAATGGAAGAACCATCAGACTTATCATTAGAGAAATTGCCAAGTCTAAAGGCTACGTATGGCATTTTGAAACTTTAGACAGGGCGGAATATCTAGAAGCGATGGTCTGTCTCTTCACAGATTGA
- a CDS encoding zinc-binding dehydrogenase, with product MKGWQFTKTHEPLELVEKENPKAEKDHVVIKTGAVGLCHSDVGTMEDEGWMSLMNAPVIMGHENAGTIIEVGEGVTDFKEGDRVAICPTGPSGLAPGYAYDGGFGTHIHAPASDLVPVPDELSIKEAASATDAGMTSYHALFNRGKAEKGMKIALIGIGGLGQFALQAAVAKGIEDIYAVDTSEKAQELAKKIGAKEVVSDISELADKELDLVVDYAGFDVTTSKALETVKPGGTVILVGMGKLQTTINVTDFIVNRKQLLSSVGGDKEDIAAIYELMATGGLSPKLSEITFDEIPEGINRLHRGEVQGRLVAVYDEP from the coding sequence ATGAAAGGTTGGCAATTCACAAAAACGCATGAACCGTTGGAATTGGTCGAAAAGGAAAACCCAAAAGCTGAGAAAGACCATGTAGTCATCAAAACAGGGGCTGTAGGCCTCTGCCACTCTGATGTGGGCACGATGGAAGATGAGGGCTGGATGTCTCTAATGAATGCTCCGGTCATCATGGGGCACGAGAACGCAGGGACCATCATCGAAGTCGGTGAAGGCGTCACGGATTTCAAGGAAGGCGACCGTGTAGCCATTTGTCCAACCGGCCCATCAGGTCTGGCTCCCGGTTACGCATATGACGGTGGCTTCGGTACCCATATCCATGCCCCTGCTTCAGACCTGGTGCCGGTACCTGATGAATTATCCATCAAAGAAGCAGCTTCGGCCACAGATGCCGGAATGACTTCCTACCATGCACTCTTCAACAGAGGCAAGGCGGAAAAGGGCATGAAAATTGCACTGATCGGTATCGGGGGACTTGGCCAGTTTGCCCTGCAGGCAGCTGTCGCAAAAGGCATCGAGGATATCTATGCAGTAGATACTTCTGAAAAGGCACAGGAACTGGCCAAGAAAATCGGCGCCAAAGAAGTGGTTTCCGATATCTCAGAACTGGCCGATAAGGAACTCGACCTTGTAGTGGATTATGCTGGATTTGACGTCACCACTTCCAAGGCTTTGGAGACGGTAAAGCCGGGAGGGACAGTCATACTCGTCGGCATGGGTAAACTCCAGACGACGATCAATGTAACAGATTTCATCGTGAACAGGAAACAACTTCTGTCATCAGTAGGTGGAGACAAGGAAGATATCGCAGCCATCTATGAACTGATGGCAACAGGTGGGCTCTCCCCTAAACTCTCTGAAATCACCTTCGATGAAATTCCTGAAGGAATCAATAGACTCCACCGCGGTGAAGTTCAAGGGCGATTGGTCGCCGTATACGATGAACCTTAA